The following are encoded together in the Pectobacterium wasabiae CFBP 3304 genome:
- the ispE gene encoding 4-(cytidine 5'-diphospho)-2-C-methyl-D-erythritol kinase codes for MQPTVTETWPAPAKLNLFLYITGQRKDGYHLLQTLFQFLDYGDTLTIRPRDDDQINLLTPVDGVDNEQNLIVRAARLLQQHGERHNTRPAHFGADISIDKRLPMGGGLGGGSSNAATVLVALNHLWQSGLSVDSLAELGLQLGADVPVFVRGHAAFAEGIGEQLTPANPPEKWYLVAHPGVSIATPLIFGDPELTRNSPVRDLESLLNQTFVNDCEAIARKRFREVEQLLSWLLEYAPARLTGTGACVFAEFDTEFAARQVLDQAPEWLNGFVARGVNVSPLQRKLSGQR; via the coding sequence ATGCAACCGACGGTTACCGAGACATGGCCTGCTCCCGCCAAACTGAATCTGTTTCTTTATATTACGGGTCAGAGAAAGGACGGGTATCACCTGCTGCAAACGCTATTCCAGTTTCTGGATTACGGCGACACGCTGACGATTCGGCCGCGTGATGACGATCAGATTAACCTGCTTACCCCCGTAGACGGTGTCGATAACGAGCAAAACCTGATCGTCCGCGCCGCACGCTTATTACAGCAGCACGGCGAACGTCATAATACTCGTCCTGCCCATTTTGGCGCAGACATCAGTATCGATAAGCGCCTGCCGATGGGCGGTGGGCTAGGCGGGGGATCATCCAATGCGGCCACCGTCTTGGTCGCCCTTAATCATTTGTGGCAAAGCGGACTGAGTGTTGATTCGTTAGCCGAATTGGGGTTACAACTGGGGGCGGATGTTCCCGTGTTTGTTCGTGGACATGCCGCCTTTGCCGAAGGTATCGGCGAACAGTTAACACCGGCAAATCCGCCAGAAAAATGGTATCTGGTGGCGCACCCTGGCGTTAGCATTGCCACGCCGTTGATTTTCGGCGATCCGGAGTTGACGCGAAATTCGCCAGTTCGTGATTTAGAGTCTTTATTAAACCAGACCTTCGTCAATGATTGTGAAGCTATCGCAAGAAAACGTTTTCGTGAGGTTGAACAGCTACTTTCATGGCTGCTAGAATATGCCCCGGCGCGCCTGACTGGGACGGGGGCTTGTGTGTTTGCAGAGTTTGACACCGAGTTCGCAGCCCGTCAGGTGCTTGACCAGGCCCCGGAATGGTTAAACGGTTTTGTCGCGCGAGGCGTTAACGTCTCTCCGCTACAACGTAAGCTTTCTGGGCAACGTTAG
- the prs gene encoding ribose-phosphate diphosphokinase, producing the protein MPDMKLFAGNAIPELAQRIANRLYTSLGDAAVGRFSDGEVSVQINENVRGGDIFIIQSTCAPTNDNLMELVVMVDALRRASAGRITAVIPYFGYARQDRRVRSARVPITAKVVADFLSSVGVDRVLTVDLHAEQIQGFFDVPVDNVFGSPILLEDMLQQNLENPIVVSPDIGGVVRARAIAKLLNDTDMAIIDKRRPRANVSQVMHIIGDVAGRDCVLVDDMIDTGGTLCKAAEALKERGAKRVFAYATHPIFSGNAYENIKNSVIDEVIVCDTIPLAENIRALPNVRTLTLSGMLAEAIRRISNEESISAMFEH; encoded by the coding sequence GTGCCTGATATGAAGCTTTTTGCTGGTAACGCCATCCCGGAACTAGCACAACGTATTGCCAACCGTTTGTACACTAGCCTTGGCGACGCCGCTGTCGGTCGTTTTAGCGATGGCGAAGTCAGCGTGCAAATCAATGAAAATGTACGCGGTGGTGATATTTTCATCATCCAGTCCACCTGCGCACCCACCAATGACAACCTAATGGAACTGGTTGTGATGGTCGATGCTCTGCGTCGCGCTTCTGCGGGACGTATTACCGCCGTTATTCCCTACTTCGGCTATGCCCGTCAGGATCGCCGCGTGCGTTCCGCACGTGTGCCAATCACCGCGAAAGTCGTTGCTGACTTCCTGTCCAGCGTGGGGGTTGACCGTGTTCTGACCGTGGATCTGCATGCTGAGCAGATTCAGGGTTTCTTTGATGTGCCGGTAGATAACGTATTCGGTAGCCCGATCCTGCTGGAAGATATGCTGCAACAGAATCTGGAAAACCCAATCGTGGTCTCTCCTGATATCGGTGGCGTTGTGCGTGCCCGTGCAATCGCTAAGCTACTGAACGATACCGACATGGCGATCATCGACAAGCGCCGTCCACGTGCCAACGTTTCTCAGGTGATGCACATCATCGGGGATGTCGCGGGTCGTGACTGTGTGCTGGTTGACGATATGATCGACACTGGCGGTACGCTGTGCAAAGCGGCGGAAGCGCTGAAGGAGCGTGGGGCTAAACGTGTATTCGCTTATGCCACACACCCCATTTTCTCAGGCAATGCTTACGAGAACATCAAGAACTCTGTCATTGATGAAGTGATTGTCTGCGATACCATTCCGCTGGCGGAAAACATTCGTGCACTGCCGAATGTTCGTACATTGACGCTGTCTGGTATGTTGGCCGAAGCGATTCGTCGTATCAGCAACGAAGAATCCATTTCTGCGATGTTTGAACATTAA
- the ychH gene encoding stress-induced protein YchH, producing the protein MKRKNVTVLGNVLMGIGMIMMIGGIGFSIASQFPKLNVPEYMTYIDLVSIFSGAIFWLAGARISGREEVTDRYWWVKHFDKRCRRQHHP; encoded by the coding sequence ATGAAACGTAAAAACGTGACAGTACTCGGTAATGTATTGATGGGTATCGGGATGATCATGATGATTGGCGGCATCGGTTTTTCTATCGCCAGCCAGTTCCCGAAACTGAATGTTCCTGAATATATGACTTACATTGATCTGGTCAGTATTTTTTCTGGCGCAATATTTTGGTTGGCGGGGGCGCGTATTAGCGGGCGTGAAGAAGTCACAGACCGTTATTGGTGGGTTAAACACTTTGATAAGCGTTGCCGTCGCCAGCATCACCCATAG